ACAACCCTATCTGGTTGCTAAAACGAAAAAATTTAAAAAAACAGATAAATGGCAACTCCTTTGGGCCGATGAATTTAATACGTCCGGTAAGCCTAACCCGAAAAACTGGACTTTCGAGAAAGGTTTTGTCCGGAACCACGAAGCGCAATGGTACCAACCCGAAAATGCCCGCTGCGAAAACGGTTTTTTAATTATCGAAGGCCGGCCCGAACAAAAAGCCAACTCCAACTACCAACCCAACAGCCCGGATTGGCGCCGGAACCGCCAGACAGCCGCTTATACGTCGGCGAGTTTAACCACCCAGGGCTTACACCAATGGCAGTACGGCCGTTGGGAAATGCGCGGTAAAATAAACATCAGCCCCGGCATGTGGCCCGCTTTCTGGACTTTAGGCACAGCGGGAGAGTGGCCAAAAAACGGCGAAATAGACATTATGGAATATTACCGCGATTCGTTGCTGGCCAACGTGGCCTGGGGTACGGCTAAACAATACCAGGCCAAATGGAGCACCACCAAAAAAGCCATTACATCTTTCCGGGATCCTAACTGGGCTAGCAAGTTCCACGTGTGGCGCATGGACTGGGACGAAAAATATATTCGCCTGTACGTGGATGGATTGTTATTAAACCAGGTAGATCTTTCCAAAACCATTAACCAGGACGGTACTAACATAA
The sequence above is a segment of the Adhaeribacter swui genome. Coding sequences within it:
- a CDS encoding glycoside hydrolase family 16 protein: MKLSWIFILSLIGLFVPEQLRAQQQPYLVAKTKKFKKTDKWQLLWADEFNTSGKPNPKNWTFEKGFVRNHEAQWYQPENARCENGFLIIEGRPEQKANSNYQPNSPDWRRNRQTAAYTSASLTTQGLHQWQYGRWEMRGKINISPGMWPAFWTLGTAGEWPKNGEIDIMEYYRDSLLANVAWGTAKQYQAKWSTTKKAITSFRDPNWASKFHVWRMDWDEKYIRLYVDGLLLNQVDLSKTINQDGTNINPFHQPHYMLLNLAIGGENGGDPAKTTFPTRFEVDYVRVYQKVKP